In one Mauremys mutica isolate MM-2020 ecotype Southern chromosome 3, ASM2049712v1, whole genome shotgun sequence genomic region, the following are encoded:
- the LOC123366479 gene encoding putative olfactory receptor 52P1 encodes MAALNLTPSDPSTFILMGISGLEASHVLISIPLSMFYIMSLLGNFTVLFVVGKEKSLHKPMYLLICMLALTDIGMSTSVMPKALCIFWFNLNGITVGGCLTQMFFLHAVSVMHSGVLVTMAFDRYVAICNPLRYTTILTNTRIAKLGLVGLIRAVVFVLPAPLLLSGQPFCANRIIPHMHCDHMAVAKMSCGDITVNRTYSLVTVFVVIGLDLTLIALSYGLIIKAVFRISHKEAHQKALNTCTAHICVMLTSYTTLLFSSLTYEFGQGIAPHLHIILANLYFLIPHMLNPIIYGAKTKELRDKAVKYICRM; translated from the coding sequence ATGGCAGCTCtcaacctcaccccctctgacCCTTCAACATTCATCCTAATGGGCATCTCTGGTCTGGAAGCTTCCCATGTCCTGATTTCCATCCCTTTGTCTATGTTCTACATTATGAGCCTGCTGGGAAATTTCACTGTTCTGTTTGTTGTAGGGAAAGAGAAGTccctgcacaagccgatgtacctgctgATCTGCATGCTGGCGCTCACAGACATTGGCATGTCTACCTCTGTCATGCCAAAAGCcctgtgtatattttggttcaatttgaacggcattactgtgggtggctgcctcacccagatgttcttccttcatgCGGTTTCTGTGATGCACTCAGGTGTCCTTGTGACAATGGCCTTCGATCGCTatgttgccatatgtaacccCCTGAGATATACCACCATCCTCACTAACACACGAATAGCTAAGCTAGGGCTAGTGGGTTTGATAAGAGCTGTCGTCTTCGTTCTGCCTGCGCCTCTGCTCCTCAGCGggcagccattctgtgccaaccgcattatcccGCACATGCACTGTGACCACATGGCTGTGGCGAAGATGTCGTGTGGGGATATCACGGTCAACAGGACGTACAGCTTGGTGACAGTGTTTGTAGTCATTGGGTTAGACCTGACCCTCATTGCCCTCTCCTATGGTCTGATCATTAAGGCTGTCTTCAGAATCTCCCATAAGGaagcccaccagaaagccctcaacactTGCACAGCGCACATCTGTGTGATGCTGACCTCCTATACTACCTTGCTCTTCTCTAGCCTGACATATGAGTTCGGTCAGGGCATCGCTCCCCATCTTCACATCATCTTGGCCAACCTCTATTTTCTCATCCCCCACATGCTGAACCCTATTATTTATGGGGCcaaaaccaaagagcttcgtgacaaaGCGGTCAAATACATCTGCAGAATGTAA